The following proteins come from a genomic window of Trifolium pratense cultivar HEN17-A07 linkage group LG4, ARS_RC_1.1, whole genome shotgun sequence:
- the LOC123881639 gene encoding uncharacterized protein LOC123881639: MAFTVSRSESTLTSEREKEIIDKNHTDIRENIKDSARVGDGISSQLHLKSPSQTLDKHVVLRRIKQRKSYNKAKNAFEALLGTLKRESNSGQEHKWLQHVDDTFSSP; encoded by the coding sequence ATGGCTTTTACGGTTTCTAGATCTGAATCAACTTTGACTTCAGAGAGGGAGAAGGAGATTattgataaaaatcatacagacATAAGGGAGAACATTAAGGACTCTGCAAGAGTTGGTGATGGCATCTCAAGCCAGCTCCACCTAAAATCCCCTTCTCAAACATTGGACAAACATGTTGTCCTTAGGCGCATCAAGCAACGCAAGTCCTATAACAAAGCCAAAAATGCTTTTGAAGCTCTTCTAGgcactttgaaaagagagtcaaactCTGGACAAGAACACAAGTGGCTCCAACACGTCGATGACACTTTCTCTTCTCCTTGA